A stretch of Shinella zoogloeoides DNA encodes these proteins:
- a CDS encoding tyrosine-type recombinase/integrase, whose protein sequence is MPEWRLTRLRGEFCIAWEDERGQRRRYRLGTADAKEAARRAPARYSELTRPTGQNVAELWQAYTRDMEGRAVVETMRHTWKALEKRFGPMEAEAITIADCRAHVEERRGLRTKRFPKGIGDGTIHTELGHLRMVLLWAKKHKIIENVPAIERPAKPEAKDAYLTRIEVKALIEAAKTPHIALAIRLLIGTGARIEAALQLTWDRVDFARGMIQLRNPFDKARRKGRATVPMNDALKEYLKTAKGEAMTPFVIEWAGEPVKSIKRGLKSAGAAIKRPDVSPHMLRHSAAVWLAEDGHSMWEVSQFLGHNDIKTTTRVYAKFSPTHLRKLADSLSV, encoded by the coding sequence TTGTATCGCATGGGAAGATGAGCGAGGGCAGCGGCGACGTTATCGACTTGGAACAGCGGACGCAAAAGAAGCGGCCCGCCGCGCCCCGGCTCGATACTCGGAACTCACGCGCCCGACCGGCCAGAATGTAGCCGAGCTATGGCAGGCATACACGCGCGACATGGAGGGCCGTGCCGTCGTGGAAACGATGCGGCACACATGGAAGGCTTTGGAGAAGAGATTCGGCCCGATGGAGGCCGAGGCAATCACGATAGCGGATTGCAGGGCGCATGTGGAAGAGCGCCGCGGATTGCGCACAAAAAGGTTCCCGAAGGGCATCGGTGATGGAACAATACACACCGAGCTTGGTCATCTGCGCATGGTGCTTCTTTGGGCCAAGAAGCACAAGATCATCGAGAACGTGCCGGCGATAGAGAGACCGGCCAAGCCAGAGGCGAAAGACGCCTACCTGACGCGCATTGAAGTGAAGGCGTTGATCGAGGCGGCTAAGACACCGCACATCGCCCTAGCCATTCGGCTCCTCATCGGGACGGGCGCGCGGATCGAGGCAGCGCTACAGCTCACTTGGGATCGAGTCGATTTCGCACGCGGCATGATCCAGTTGAGAAACCCTTTCGACAAGGCGAGGCGGAAAGGTCGGGCAACCGTCCCGATGAACGACGCCTTGAAGGAATACCTCAAGACGGCTAAGGGCGAAGCCATGACGCCTTTCGTCATAGAGTGGGCCGGCGAGCCGGTGAAATCAATCAAGCGTGGGCTGAAATCTGCCGGGGCTGCGATAAAGCGCCCCGACGTGTCGCCGCACATGCTGCGCCACAGCGCCGCCGTCTGGCTGGCGGAAGATGGTCATTCCATGTGGGAGGTCAGCCAGTTCCTCGGGCACAACGATATCAAGACGACGACGCGAG